The following are encoded in a window of Nibricoccus aquaticus genomic DNA:
- a CDS encoding hybrid sensor histidine kinase/response regulator, with translation MSANPLRLLLVEDSDTDEALVILHLTRGGFDPQVTRVETAHAFEHALYHGTWDLIIADYNLPTFSGFDALAIFRRSGLDFPFLLVSGTVGEDVAVQAMRGGAQDYLLKDHLTRLAPAVIRELREARRRAERRAADAALKDSELRYRTLVENSHDLVSEIDIHGRVHYVSPNHLAITGYSQAELVGTSIFERIHTDDLALVQEQFQKRSASEPALYRYRHKDGAWRWFESSGRAFTTADGREHGVIITRDITASIEADNIRKSLEAQLRQAQKMEAIGTLAGGIAHDFNNILTGILGNMELAGLELPPGHPSRAFLKDALKASNRARDLVAQILLFSRRRDQQRVVTALDRVLKEALGLLRASLPSTIEFQTDIAPGCPRVLCDATQVHQIVMNLGTNAAHAMRERGGVLTVTLGLCDADPALAAAHPQLAAGRAVCLRIRDTGVGMDAPTRERMFEPFFTTKPAGEGTGLGLAVVHGIMQNHDGAITVDSKPGFGTEFRLYFPAVETGEVETINAPIQPVRGNGERILLIDDEASIAQIGERMLNKLGYHATALTSSGQAFALFQQSPQSFDAIVTDLTMPEITGVELARRIFLTRPELPVILSTGFMRSLEIDRARNLGVKHFIEKPFTIQSLAQLLKEALHAKK, from the coding sequence ATGTCCGCCAACCCGCTCCGTCTCCTCCTTGTCGAAGACTCCGACACCGACGAAGCGCTCGTCATCCTCCACCTCACCCGCGGCGGCTTCGATCCCCAAGTCACACGCGTCGAGACCGCCCACGCATTCGAACACGCCCTCTACCACGGCACCTGGGATCTCATCATCGCCGACTATAACCTCCCCACCTTCTCCGGCTTCGACGCCCTCGCCATCTTCCGCCGCAGCGGCCTCGATTTCCCCTTCCTCCTCGTCTCCGGCACCGTCGGCGAAGACGTCGCCGTCCAGGCCATGCGCGGCGGCGCTCAGGATTACCTCCTCAAAGACCACCTCACCCGCCTCGCCCCCGCCGTCATCCGCGAACTCCGCGAAGCCCGCCGCCGCGCCGAACGCCGCGCCGCCGATGCCGCCCTCAAAGACAGCGAACTCCGCTACCGCACCCTCGTCGAAAACTCCCACGACCTCGTCAGCGAGATCGATATCCACGGCCGCGTCCACTACGTCAGCCCCAACCACCTCGCCATCACCGGCTACAGCCAGGCCGAACTCGTCGGCACCAGCATCTTCGAGCGCATCCACACCGACGACCTCGCCCTCGTTCAAGAACAGTTCCAGAAACGCTCCGCCTCCGAGCCCGCCCTCTACCGCTACCGCCACAAAGACGGCGCGTGGCGCTGGTTCGAATCCTCCGGCCGCGCCTTCACCACCGCCGACGGCCGCGAACACGGCGTCATCATCACCCGCGACATCACCGCCAGCATCGAGGCGGATAACATCCGCAAATCCCTCGAAGCCCAGCTCCGCCAGGCGCAAAAAATGGAAGCCATCGGCACCCTCGCCGGCGGCATCGCCCACGATTTCAACAACATCCTCACCGGCATCCTCGGCAACATGGAGCTCGCCGGCCTTGAGCTTCCTCCCGGCCACCCCTCCCGCGCCTTCCTCAAAGACGCCCTCAAAGCCAGCAACCGCGCCCGCGATCTCGTCGCCCAGATCCTCCTCTTCAGCCGCCGCCGCGACCAGCAACGCGTCGTCACCGCCCTCGACCGCGTCCTCAAAGAAGCCCTGGGCCTCCTCCGCGCCTCGCTGCCCTCCACCATCGAGTTCCAGACCGACATCGCCCCCGGCTGCCCCCGCGTTCTGTGCGACGCCACCCAGGTCCACCAGATCGTCATGAACCTCGGCACCAACGCCGCCCACGCCATGCGCGAACGCGGCGGTGTCCTCACCGTCACCCTCGGCCTCTGCGATGCCGACCCCGCCCTCGCCGCCGCCCATCCACAGCTCGCCGCCGGCCGCGCCGTCTGTCTCCGCATTCGTGATACCGGCGTCGGCATGGACGCGCCGACCCGCGAACGCATGTTCGAACCCTTTTTCACCACCAAACCCGCCGGTGAAGGCACCGGTCTCGGCCTCGCCGTCGTCCACGGCATCATGCAAAACCACGACGGCGCCATCACCGTGGACAGCAAGCCCGGCTTCGGCACCGAATTCCGCCTCTACTTCCCCGCCGTCGAAACCGGCGAAGTCGAAACCATCAACGCCCCCATCCAGCCCGTGCGCGGCAACGGCGAACGCATCCTCCTCATCGACGACGAAGCCAGCATCGCCCAGATCGGCGAACGCATGCTCAACAAACTCGGCTACCACGCCACCGCCCTCACCAGCTCCGGCCAGGCCTTCGCCCTGTTTCAGCAATCCCCGCAGTCCTTCGACGCCATCGTCACCGATCTCACCATGCCGGAAATCACCGGCGTGGAACTCGCCCGCCGCATTTTCCTCACGCGGCCCGAACTGCCCGTGATTCTCTCCACCGGCTTCATGCGCTCCCTTGAAATTGATCGCGCACGCAATCTCGGCGTGAAGCATTTCATCGAAAAGCCCTTCACCATCCAGTCCCTCGCCCAGCTCCTCAAAGAAGCCTTGCACGCGAAAAAATGA